In Cucurbita pepo subsp. pepo cultivar mu-cu-16 chromosome LG04, ASM280686v2, whole genome shotgun sequence, the following are encoded in one genomic region:
- the LOC111793914 gene encoding BURP domain protein USPL1-like has product MGGTTMTSCFLLIPLLLLVMFGEARQGFSEIEEKNKQIELNDHIEATIKAKPIIKMVTKMANDHNSHDAHSSSSHMDHINPLLIVFFTINDLKQGKKLPIYFPKRDPSKSPPLLPKEQADPIPFSLKKLPQILSYFSYPSNSPQAQAVKETLEQCELKPIKGETKFCATSMESMVNFVRTAFGPKTHYEVLTTSHLTKSNVHLQNYTFIEAPEEIAAPRLVACHTMPYAYAVYYCHYQKGDNNVLKIQLEGENGDRVEALAICHMDTSQWSPSHPSFQVLKIQPGTIPVCHFFPADDFVWIPVPTSNSELY; this is encoded by the exons ATGGGTGGCACCACAATGACTTCTTGCTTCCTCTTGATACCTCTTCTATTGCTTGTTATG TTTGGTGAAGCAAGGCAAGGCTTTAGTgaaattgaagagaagaacaagCAAATTGAGTTGAATGATCATATAGAAGCAACAATTAAAGCAAAACCCATCATAAAAATGGTGACCAAAATGGCTAATGATCACAATTCCCATGATGCTCATTCATCTTCATCTCATATGGATCACATAAACCCTTTACTCATAGTTTTCTTCACCATAAATGACCTAAAACAAGGCAAAAAACTCCCAATTTACTTCCCTAAAAGAGACCCATCAAAATCCCCACCATTATTACCCAAAGAACAAGCTGATCCAATCCCTTTCTCCCTAAAAAAACTCCCTCAAATCCTCTCCTATTTCTCCTACCCTTCAAACTCCCCTCAAGCCCAAGCCGTTAAAGAAACCCTTGAACAATGTGAACTCAAACCCATCAAAGGAGAGACCAAATTTTGCGCCACTTCCATGGAATCAATGGTCAATTTTGTAAGAACAGCCTTTGGCCCAAAAACCCATTATGAAGTTCTTACCACTTCACATCTCACAAAATCCAATGTCCATTTACAAAACTACACGTTCATTGAAGCCCCTGAGGAAATTGCAGCGCCTAGGCTCGTGGCTTGCCATACGATGCCGTATGCATATGCGGTTTATTACTGCCATTACCAAAAAGGTGACAATAATGTGTTGAAGATTCAATTGGAAGGTGAAAATGGAGATAGAGTTGAGGCTTTGGCCATTTGCCATATGGATACTTCGCAATGGAGCCCTAGCCATCCGTCGTTTCAAGTGCTCAAAATCCAACCCGGGACTATCCCCGTTTGCCATTTCTTCCCGGCTGATGATTTTGTGTGGATTCCGGTGCCTACTTCAAACTCTGAATTATATTAA
- the LOC111792274 gene encoding EKC/KEOPS complex subunit bud32, with protein sequence MEIKTDSNDGSLVLIKQGAEARVFESTFVGRRSIVKERFSKKYRHPSLDSKLTLKRLNAEARCMTKARRLAVSTPVLYAVDPILYTLTFEYVEGRSVKDILLEIGSSGDGSKQLKDIAMQIGVAIGKLHDGGLIHGDLTTSNMLVRSSTNELVLIDFGLSFTSTIPEDKAVDLYVLERALLSMHSSCGNVMEQILASYRKTSKQWSSTSNKLAQVRQRGRKRTMVG encoded by the exons ATGGAGATAAAGACGGATAGTAATGATGGCTCACTCGTTTTAATTAAGCAAGGAGCTGAAGCT AGAGTGTTTGAGTCTACTTTCGTAGGAAGGCGATCGATTGTTAAGGAACGCTTCTCAAAGAAATATAGACATCCATCTCTGGATTCCAAACTCACACTCAAGCGATTGAATGCA GAAGCAAGGTGCATGACCAAAGCTAGGCGACTTGCGGTTTCTACTCCAGTGTTGTATGCTGTTGATCCGATACTATATACCCTGACATTTGAGTACGTGGAAGGTCGTTCTGTGAAAGATATATTACTTGAAATTGGGTCAAGTGGTGATGGTTCGAAACAGTTGAAGGACATTGCAATGCAGATCGGCGTTGCAATTGGGAAGTTGCATGATGGTGGTTTAATTCATGGTGATTTGACGACGTCTAACATGTTGGTCAGGAGTAGTACCAATGAACTT GTCCTTATTGATTTTGGTCTGAGCTTTACTTCAACTATTCCTGAAGATAAAGCAGTTGATCTATATGTGTTGGAACGAGCACTGCTATCGATGCATTCTTCATGTGGCAATGTG ATGGAGCAAATTCTTGCTTCATACCGGAAGACTTCGAAACAGTGGTCGTCAACCTCGAACAAATTAGCTCAAG TGCGTCAGCGAGGCCGAAAACGCACCATGGTTGGTTAA
- the LOC111792857 gene encoding uncharacterized protein LOC111792857 produces the protein MECNKEEAIKAMQIAEKKLEISDFLGARKMAQTAHRLFPTLENITQLLTVCDIHCSAQNRICGTENDWYGILQIEQSADETTIKKQYRKFALLLHPDKNKFTGAEAAFKLVGEANRLLSDQSKRKLYDMKCGAGRRNIAPKSSHDQSNGYAAMNKQESGTANGYSSVPFSHFPGRNSYKPPPPQQAFWTCCPFCNVRYQYLKCYLNKMLRCQNCGRGFISHDLNNQNMPPPSHQGHVPQKKVAPESGPSKSATQIKHGSDNKSQDRSAGVERASRENYTAGSDLNAKGGKKQKAHGDAKDGQGGSVKPKSAPKSGNRKRQRKSATTPVNNSEDDQDVDDDDLYEKDSGQGRGNCQRRSSRNKNHVSYQKYLSDDDDNLQIPKKSRGSESADIKEKTKDATADVAASTVDKSSVGNGTVDGHKKGIRHEVPSQHPEVLPKMKPKCEELKVMEEGNNMSDQNDKKSKVEDIDTENKDVKVHVLVCADPEFSNFDNDKTEDCFAVNQVWAIYDTIDGMPRFYARIRKVFSPVFKLQITWFEPNPDGKYEIDWSDAELPIACGKYTLGDTEETADLPMFSHMVHCPKQSVRNTYLLYPRKGETWALFKDWDIRWSSEPEKHVAFEYEFVEILSDYVKDVGISVAYMDKIKGFVCLFQTTEKHRLNSFKIAPNELYRFSHQVPSVRMTGKEREGIPKGSFELDPAALPPNINDHVNLTNIKKETDNAAAPGIIDSSHDCESPEVEVEVEVEEIGIENNVAANVQKKCNSEKSNLKSEAPTIARKSPRKLNTTENDAQVDIDRHMPEANGSKVASQNDQSAHNKCSVFQINGGTHSPKKHVKIGIERETVILRRSPRFG, from the coding sequence ATGGAGTGCAACAAGGAAGAGGCCATTAAGGCTATGCAAATTGCTGAGAAGAAGCTGGAAATCAGTGATTTTTTGGGGGCGAGGAAGATGGCTCAGACAGCACATAGACTCTTTCCTACACTTGAAAATATTACACAACTGCTAACGGTATGTGATATTCACTGTTCAGCTCAGAATAGAATATGTGGAACTGAAAATGACTGGTATGGGATTCTTCAAATAGAACAATCAGCAGATGAAACCACTATAAAAAAGCAGTACCGGAAGTTTGCATTGTTGCTCCACCCAGATAAGAACAAGTTTACTGGTGCAGAAGCTGCTTTTAAACTTGTTGGTGAAGCTAACAGGCTGCTCTCTGATCAGTCAAAACGCAAGTTATACGACATGAAGTGTGGAGctggaagaagaaatattgCACCTAAGTCATCTCATGATCAGTCAAATGGATATGCAGCAATGAACAAGCAAGAGAGTGGAACTGCAAATGGTTACTCAAGTGTTCCTTTCTCACATTTTCCTGGAAGAAATTCATAcaaaccaccaccaccacagCAGGCTTTTTGGACGTGCTGCCCATTTTGTAATGTGAGGTATCAGTACCTCAAATGTTATCTTAATAAGATGTTGCGATGCCAGAATTGTGGCAGAGGTTTTATCTCTCATGACTTGAATAACCAAAATATGCCTCCACCCTCCCACCAAGGTCATGTCCCTCAGAAGAAAGTAGCTCCTGAGTCAGGACCCTCAAAATCAGCTACACAGATCAAACATGGTTCTGATAATAAATCTCAGGATAGGTCTGCTGGGGTTGAACGAGCATCAAGGGAAAATTACACTGCTGGCAGTGATTTGAATGCTAAAGGTGGAAAAAAACAGAAGGCACATGGGGATGCCAAAGATGGACAGGGTGGTAGTGTTAAGCCCAAATCAGCTCCAAAGAGTGGAAATAGGAAGCGACAACGAAAATCAGCTACAACACCTGTCAACAATTCTGAAGATGACCAAGATGTTGATGATGACGATTTATATGAAAAGGATTCTGGTCAGGGTAGAGGCAATTGTCAAAGGAGATCTTCAAGGAACAAGAACCATGTTTCGTACCAGAAATATTTaagtgatgatgatgataatttaCAGATTCCAAAGAAATCAAGGGGCAGTGAATCTGCGGACATTAAAGAGAAAACGAAAGATGCAACTGCAGATGTTGCAGCATCTACAGTTGACAAATCTTCAGTTGGTAATGGTACTGTTGATGGTCACAAAAAGGGCATCAGACACGAAGTACCTTCTCAACATCCGGAAGTCTTGCCCAAAATGAAACCCAAATGTGAGGAACTGAAGGTAATGGAAGAAGGAAACAACATGTCAGatcaaaatgataaaaaatccAAAGTTGAGGATATTGATACAGAGAACAAAGATGTAAAAGTACATGTTTTGGTATGTGCTGATCCTGAGTTTAGCAATTTTGATAACGATAAAACGGAAGATTGTTTTGCGGTCAATCAGGTATGGGCTATATACGATACCATTGATGGAATGCCAAGATTTTATGCTCGTATTAGAAAAGTGTTCTCCCCTGTATTCAAGCTCCAGATTACTTGGTTCGAACCAAATCCTGATGGCAAATATGAAATTGATTGGAGCGATGCAGAATTGCCTATTGCATGTGGCAAGTATACTTTAGGAGACACTGAGGAAACTGCTGATCTTCCCATGTTCTCTCATATGGTACATTGTCCCAAACAGTCTGTGAGGAATACGTACTTGTTGTATCCCAGAAAAGGAGAAACTTGGGCTCTTTTCAAGGACTGGGATATTAGATGGAGCTCTGAACCTGAAAAACATGTAGCTTTTGAATATGAATTTGTTGAAATCTTGTCTGATTATGTCAAGGATGTTGGCATCTCGGTTGCTTACATGGACAAGATCAAAGGGTTTGTCTGCTTGTTTCAGACTACTGAGAAGCATAGACTGAACTCCTTCAAGATTGCACCTAACGAGTTGTACAGGTTTTCTCATCAAGTTCCTTCAGTTAGAATGACtggaaaggaaagagaaggCATTCCGAAAGGATCATTTGAATTAGATCCTGCTGCACTTCCCCCGAATATTAACGACCATGTCAATCTTACTAACATCAAGAAGGAGACTGACAATGCTGCTGCTCCAGGAATAATTGATTCATCTCATGACTGTGAATCTCCCGAAGTGGAAGTGGAAGTGGAAGTGGAAGAGATTGgtattgaaaataatgtgGCTGCAAACGTACAGAAGAAATGCAACTCAGAGAAGAGTAATCTGAAAAGTGAGGCCCCAACTATCGCACGAAAATCTCCAAGGAAGTTAAACACGACTGAAAATGATGCTCAGGTAGACATAGATAGGCACATGCCTGAAGCTAATGGAAGTAAAGTTGCTAGTCAAAATGACCAATCAGCACACAACAAATGCAGTGTGTTTCAAATAAATGGAGGAACACACAGT